A portion of the Simkania negevensis Z genome contains these proteins:
- the hemG gene encoding protoporphyrinogen oxidase: protein MRNVIILGGGISGLSLRYFLSQKYPDLNITLIEKENRLGGVIESRQSGGFFFEKGPRTFKASKSHSLLQLICDLGMEKELLVSEKNAARRFLWKDDRLHAIPTHPLPLLASPLTRKLIPSMMTEWSKEVGADDETVHSFAKRRLGVYAAEVFFDPMTLGIYAGDIRKLSMLSCFPSLKELERKHGSITKGLFKRKKKSFTYPEGVRTSCLFTLKRGVESLVAQLEEAGKGDIVLNTAVRDVVFKDGKVSVSDGNHTWEGDHLFCALSAKGAYHLSRTWDEQVTAFFNALEMASLSVVHLGYECRPLKEEGFGYLIPSNEGEKILGVIFDSSVFPQQNHHALETRLTVMMGGAFHPKHHEISKEMRIAQALEGIEKHLGIKALPMYTYATEYVQAIPQFTLGHAQRVADLREFLREKYPQVTLLGNYLDGVSLSDCVEGAKNISQNIIYEST from the coding sequence ATGCGGAACGTTATTATTTTAGGGGGGGGGATTTCGGGCTTAAGTTTGCGCTATTTTTTAAGTCAAAAATATCCCGATCTCAATATCACTTTGATTGAAAAGGAAAATCGTTTAGGCGGGGTCATTGAGTCGAGACAGAGTGGGGGCTTTTTCTTTGAAAAAGGGCCACGAACCTTTAAAGCATCGAAAAGTCATAGTTTGCTTCAACTCATCTGTGATTTGGGGATGGAAAAGGAGCTTCTCGTATCAGAAAAAAATGCTGCCCGTCGGTTTCTTTGGAAAGATGATAGGCTTCATGCGATTCCCACGCATCCTTTGCCTCTTTTAGCCTCACCACTTACACGCAAACTCATTCCATCGATGATGACTGAGTGGAGTAAAGAAGTAGGCGCAGATGATGAAACGGTGCATAGCTTTGCCAAGAGACGTTTAGGCGTTTATGCTGCAGAAGTTTTTTTTGATCCCATGACACTCGGAATTTATGCAGGGGACATCCGTAAGCTTTCGATGCTTTCTTGTTTCCCTTCTTTAAAAGAACTTGAGAGAAAACACGGCTCGATTACAAAAGGGCTTTTCAAAAGGAAGAAAAAGTCATTCACCTACCCAGAAGGAGTGCGTACTTCTTGTCTTTTCACATTGAAAAGAGGGGTGGAATCACTTGTTGCTCAACTCGAAGAAGCGGGAAAGGGGGACATTGTTTTAAACACGGCGGTTCGAGATGTGGTATTTAAGGACGGTAAAGTGAGCGTCTCTGATGGAAATCACACCTGGGAAGGAGACCATCTTTTTTGCGCATTGTCAGCGAAGGGTGCATATCATCTCTCTCGGACATGGGATGAGCAGGTAACAGCTTTCTTTAATGCTTTAGAAATGGCAAGTTTAAGTGTGGTTCACCTCGGTTATGAATGCCGTCCGTTAAAAGAAGAAGGCTTTGGCTATTTGATTCCTTCAAATGAGGGGGAAAAAATTCTCGGTGTCATTTTTGACTCGTCAGTGTTCCCACAGCAAAATCATCATGCGCTTGAAACACGTCTAACTGTCATGATGGGTGGAGCGTTTCATCCTAAGCATCACGAAATTTCAAAGGAGATGCGGATTGCTCAAGCTTTAGAAGGGATTGAAAAACATTTAGGCATTAAGGCTTTGCCAATGTACACCTATGCTACAGAGTATGTTCAAGCAATTCCTCAGTTCACCTTAGGGCATGCGCAACGGGTGGCTGATTTACGTGAGTTTCTTCGAGAAAAGTACCCTCAAGTCACCCTTTTAGGAAATTATCTCGATGGTGTTTCACTGAGTGATTGTGTGGAGGGAGCGAAAAACATCTCTCAAAATATTATTTACGAAAGTACATAG